In Arvicola amphibius chromosome 1, mArvAmp1.2, whole genome shotgun sequence, one DNA window encodes the following:
- the Cdc34 gene encoding ubiquitin-conjugating enzyme E2 R1 isoform X2, which translates to MARQLVPSSQKALLLELKGLQEEPVEGFRVTLVDEGDLYNWEVAIFGPPNTYYEGGYFKARLKFPIDYPYSPPAFRFLTKMWHPNIYETGDVCISILHPPVDDPQSGELPSERWNPTQNVRTILLSVISLLNEPNTFSPANVDASVMYRKWKESKGKDREYTDIIRRSWGPRWTQSVMA; encoded by the exons ATGGCCAGGCAGCTGGTGCCCAGCTCGCAGAAGGCGCTGCTGCTGGAGCTGAAGGGGCTGCAGGAGGAGCCGGTGGAGGGCTTCCGGGTGACGCTGGTGGACGAGGGCGACCTGTACAACTGGGAAGTAGCCATCTTCGGGCCCCCCAACACCTACTACGAGGGCGGCTACTTCAAG GCTCGCCTCAAGTTCCCCATTGATTACCCATATTCCCCACCAGCCTTCCGGTTCCTCACCAAGATGTGGCACCCCAACATTTATGAG ACAGGGGACGTGTGCATCTCCATCCTCCATCCCCCAGTTGATGACCCTCAGAGTGGGGAGCTGCCCTCAGAGCGGTGGAACCCCACACAGAATGTCAG GACCATCCTCCTGAGTGTGATCTCCCTGCTGAATGAGCCCAACACCTTCTCGCCCGCCAATGTGGATGCCTCGGTGATGTacagaaagtggaaggagagcaAGGGAAAGGACCGGGAGTACACGGACATCATCCG